Below is a genomic region from Leptolyngbya boryana PCC 6306.
TTCCGTTCCTTGCTAGCACGAGTGCGAGAAACAACGCTCGGAGCTTATGCTCACCAGGATTTGCCATTTGAGAAGCTAGTCGAAGAACTGCGACCAGAGCGACAGCAGCAACATTCGCCGCTCTTCCGAGTTTGGTTTGTGCTACAAAATGCGCCGATGCCTCCGTTAGAACTACCAGGTCTTACCCTGACACCGTTCGATGTTGATAGTGGAACGACCAAGTTTGATTTAGCGCTGTTCTTCTTTGAAACCAGTGAGGGACTAGAAGGCTGTTTTGAGTACAACGCTGATCTATTCGATACATCGACGATCGCTCAAATGGTGCACCAGTTTGAAGCACTGCTCCAGACGGTTGTGGCGCAGCCGGATATCCAGTTGAGTGTTCTATCGAATCAGGTTGCCAAAGCTGCCAAAGAACAGCAGCTTCTCCAGGCACAAGCAATTTCCGCCACAAATTTACAACGACTTCAGCGCATCACCCGCAAACCGCTCAGTCGCGCTAAATCATGAGGAAGTAATGACACAACAAAACAGGGCAAAGCTAAGCCTAAACACATTGGGAACTACGAGCCGAAAATCTGTCAAGGTTTCGCAGTCCGCGTTAATTCAAACCAGCCATTTACTAGGAACCTCAATTCCGCTCGTGATTCAGCCAACGGTTGAGTCGATGGATCTGATTGCCTGGGCAACCTCGAATCGAGAGACGATCGAAGCGCTATTTCTTCAGCATCGTGCTTTGTTGTTTCGGGGTTTCAAGATCAAAAGTGCCGAGCAGTTTAATCAGTTTGTGCAAGCCACTGCTCAAGGAGAATTGTTGAGTTATCGCGATCGCTCCTCTCCCCGCCATGAAGTGGAAGGCAAGATCTACACCTCCACCGATTATCCGGCTCAAGAAAGAATCTTTCTGCACAACGAAGGAACTTACTGGTTAACCTATCCGCTCAAAATCTATTTCTGTTGTCTCACTGTTGCCGAACAAGGGGGCGAAACCCCGATCGCAGATACACAAAAAGTCTTGCAGCGTCTTGCACCCCAGATTCGCGATCGATTTACAGAAAAGAAAGTTCTGTATGTTCGCAACTATAACGATGGCTTTGGATTAACCTGGCAAACGGTCTTCCAAACCGACGACAAAGCTGTGGTAGAAGACTACTGCCGTCGCAATGCCATTGAGTTTGAGTGGAAACCAGGCGATCGACTCAGAACTCGTCAGGTGCGCGATGCGATCGCAAAACATCCGATCACAGGTGAACTAACCTGGTTCAATCACGCCGCGTTTTTCCATATTTCAACCCTAGAACCCACCATTCGCCATGCGTTGTTAACAGAATTCAAAGAAGAAGAGTTACCGCAGAACACCTATTACGGAGATGGTTCTGAGATCGAGCCGGAAGTCTTAGACGCGATTCGTGAAGCTTATCACCAGGAAACGATCATCTTTCCCTGGCAGGCTGGAGACATTTTGCTATTAAACAATATGCTCGTTGCCCACGGACGACGACCCTACAGCGGAGCC
It encodes:
- a CDS encoding TauD/TfdA family dioxygenase; translation: MTQQNRAKLSLNTLGTTSRKSVKVSQSALIQTSHLLGTSIPLVIQPTVESMDLIAWATSNRETIEALFLQHRALLFRGFKIKSAEQFNQFVQATAQGELLSYRDRSSPRHEVEGKIYTSTDYPAQERIFLHNEGTYWLTYPLKIYFCCLTVAEQGGETPIADTQKVLQRLAPQIRDRFTEKKVLYVRNYNDGFGLTWQTVFQTDDKAVVEDYCRRNAIEFEWKPGDRLRTRQVRDAIAKHPITGELTWFNHAAFFHISTLEPTIRHALLTEFKEEELPQNTYYGDGSEIEPEVLDAIREAYHQETIIFPWQAGDILLLNNMLVAHGRRPYSGARKVLVGMAEPYCHREFNVEE